From one Lotus japonicus ecotype B-129 chromosome 3, LjGifu_v1.2 genomic stretch:
- the LOC130747317 gene encoding extensin-2-like, whose product MATSVWLRQWPQLLYGVAFCLMALSVAADYDKPYNAAPPSHQQHPHPPNHSKPPYHGHKSPPYYYKSPPPPSPKPQPPYVYKSPPPQSQSPPPPYVYKSPPPPSPSPPPPYIYKSPPPPSSSPPPPYYYKSPPPPSPSPPPPYIYKSPPPPSRSPPPPYVYRSPPPPSLSPPPPYYYKSPPLSSPSPPPPYVYKSPPPPSPSPSPPPPYVYKSPPPPSPSPPPPYIYKSPPPPSPSPPPPYIYKSPPPPSPSPPPPYVYKSPPPPSPSPPPPYVYKSPPPPSPSPPPPYVYKSPPPPSPSPPPPYVYKSPPPPSPSPPPPYVYKSPPPPSPTPPPPYVYKSPPPPSPSPPPPYVYKSPPPPSPSPPPPYVYKSPPPPSPSPPPPYIYKSPPPPSPSKPHPDVHKSPPPPYVYKSPPPPSPSPPPPYVYKSPPPPSPSPPPPYIYKSPPPPSPPPPYIYKSPPPPSPSPPPPYAYKSPPPPSHSPPPPYVYKSPPPPSPSPPPPYVYKSPPPPSPSPPPPYIYKSPPPPSHSPPPPYVYKSPPPPSSSHPHHSYLYNSPPPPRY is encoded by the coding sequence ATGGCAACCTCAGTTTGGCTGAGGCAATGGCCTCAACTCCTCTATGGAGTAGCATTTTGCCTAATGGCTCTCAGTGTTGCTGCTGATTATGATAAGCCATACAATGCAGCCCCACCATCTCATCAGCAACATCCACACCCACCCAACCATTCCAAACCACCTTACCATGGCCACAAAAGCCCTCCATATTACTACAAatccccaccaccaccatctccaaaACCACAACCACCTTATGTCTACAAATCACCACCACCTCAATCCCAATCACCACCTCCACCTTATGTCTATAAGTCCCCTCCTCCACcatctccatcaccaccacctccatatATCTATAAgtctcctcctccaccatccTCATCACCTCCACCTCCATATTATTACAAGTCTCCACCCCCACCATCaccttcaccaccacctccatacATCTATAAgtctcctcctccaccatctcgttcaccaccacctccatatGTCTATAGgtctcctccaccaccatcttTGTCACCCCCACCACCATATTATTACAAGTCTCCACCCCTATCATCACCTTCACCACCTCCACCCTATGTTTAcaagtcaccaccaccaccatcaccatcaccatcaccaccacctccttatGTTTATAAGTCtccacctccaccatcaccatcaccaccacctccatacATTTAtaaatctcctcctccaccatcaCCTTCACCACCTCCTCCATACATCTACaagtcaccaccacctccatcacCTTCACCACCTCCTCCATATGTTTACAagtctccaccaccaccttctccatcaccaccacctccatatGTTTACAAgtctcctcctccaccatcaCCTTCACCACCTCCTCCATATGTGTAcaagtcaccaccaccaccatctccatcaccaccacctccatatGTTTATAAgtctcctcctccaccatctccttcaccACCTCCTCCATATGTGTACAAGTCTCCACCTCCTCCATCTCCTACACCACCACCTCCATATGTTTACAAAtctccacctcctccatcacccTCCCCTCCTCCACCCTATGTTTACAAgtcaccacctccaccatccccatcaccaccacctccatatGTTTATAAGTCTCCACCCCCACCATCaccttcaccaccacctccatacATTTACAAgtctcctcctccaccatctccttcaaaGCCTCATCCGGACGTCCACAAGTCACCACCTCCTCCATATGTCTACAAGTCCCCACCCCCACCGTCTCCCTCCCCACCACCTCCATATGTCTATaaatctccaccaccaccatctccttctcctcctccaccatacATTTACAAGTCCCCAccacctccttctcctcctccaccatacATTTACAAGTCCCCACCACCTCCTTCTCCATCCCCACCACCTCCATATGCTTACAAATCCCCACCTCCTCCATCTCACTCACCTCCTCCACCCTATGTCTATAAGTCACCACCTCCTCCGTCACCTTCACCGCCTCCTCCATATGTATACAaatctccacctccaccttcaccatcacctcctccaccttatATTTATaagtcaccaccacctccttcgCATTCGCCTCCTCCTCCTTATGTGTACAAGTCCCCACCTCCACCATCTTCATCACATCCTCATCATTCGTACCTCTATAACTCACCCCCGCCTCCCAGGTATTAA